The Sporosarcina sp. 6E9 genome segment TTCTTTTTAATATAGTGTATACCCCTGCAGGTATATTTTTTTGGATCACGACATACCCCGGCGGGTAATTAAGATATTAGGAGGAAGATGAGATGACTGAAAAGAAAAAGACTACAATTGTATTATTTAGTGGTGATTATGATAAGGCAATGGCGGCTTATATTATTGCAAATGGGGCCGCAGCTTATGATCATGAAGTAACCATATTCCATACATTTTGGGGACTAAATGCATTGCGGAAAGATGAACCACTGAAACTAAAAAAGGGATTTCTTGAAAAAATGTTCGGTAAAATGATGCCGAGGGGTGCAGACAAAATGGGATTATCCAATATGAATTTTGCTGGAATGGGTCCTAAAATGATTAAACATGTCATGAAGAAACATAATGCCATGACGCTACCGCAATTAATCGAGATGGCACAGGAACAAGAAGTAAAGCTTATTGCATGTACTATGACAATGGATTTACTAGGGTTACAACAAGAAGAATTATTGGACGAAATTGAATATGCAGGTGTGGCAGCTTATCTAGCTGAAGCAGAAGATGGTCATGTCAATTTATTCATTTAATCAAATAGGGAGGTTTTGATCTAATTATGGTTGGAACTCTTATAAATATACTTTTGCTAGCTGCTGTCATATGGTTTTTCTATAAACGATTGGCTCCGGCTAAAGGTGTTCGAAATATCAGCGCGGCAGAGTTGAAGCCCGAATTAAAAAACAAAGATAAGCAGTTCATTGACGTTCGTACGCCTAATGAATTTAAAGCGAATCACATTAAAGAATTTATAAATATGCCATTAGCAACGCTTCATAATCAAGCCAGAGACTTATCTCGTGATAAAGAAGTATTTTTGATTTGCCAAAGTGGTATGAGAAGTATCAATGCGAGTAAAGTATTAAAAAAGATGGGATTTAAATACATTACAAACGTAAAAGGCGGAATGAGCGCTTGGCGCAACTAAAGGAGGAAGATTCATCATGAAGGAAATTTCAGCAAATCAAGTAGAAACTTTATTGAATGAACATGCACCAATAAATCTTATCGATGTGCGCGAGGTGGACGAAGTAAAAGTTGGAAAGATACCAGGTGCAATCCATATACCCTTAGGGTTAGTAGAATTCAAGAAGCAAGACTTGGATAAATCCAAAGAATATATACTGGTTTGTCGTTCCGGAGGTAGAAGTGGCCAGGCAACAAAATTTCTAGAAGATTATGGATTTAACGTAACGAACATGACTGGCGGAATGCTTGAGTGGAACGGTCCGACAGAATAAAAAATTTAACTATTTATATACCCCTAAGGGTAATTGGACAGGAGGAATAAACGATGATTCAAACAAATTTAGTATTAGATGCAATCGGATTGGCATGCCCAATGCCAATTGTGAAAACTAAAAAGGCAATGAAAGATTTGGAATCGGGAGAGGTATTGGAGATTCAAGCAACAGACAAAGGATCAACAGCAGATTTAAAAGCATGGGCGGAGCGCACAGGGCATCAATACTTGGGAACATTAGAAAAAGAATCAGTTTTAAAGCATTATCTTCGTAAAGCAAGTGATGAAGAAAAAGAAGAAATGAAACATCCACATGTCATTCAAAATGAAGAGTTGCAACAAAAGCTAAAAGAGAACCACAACGCAGTGGTCTTGGATGTACGTGAATCAGCCGAATATGCGTTTAATCATATTCCAAATGCAAAATCTGTTCCGCTTGGTGAATTGGAAGAATTCATAAATGAGTTCGACAAGGAATCTGAAATTTACGTCGTATGTCGTACGGGTAACCGGAGTGACTTAGCGTCACAAAAATTAACCGAAGTGGGTTTCACAAAAGTGTTTAATGTCGTTCCTGGGATGACTATGTGGACGGGTCCTACAGAGAAATCAGTAAACTAAAAAACTATAGGAGGTATGTAAGATGTCAGTAACAGCTATGACGGCTAAAGAAGTCGCTAAAGAAGTCATCAATAAAGAAGAATTATTTATTTTGGATGTTCGAAATGAAAGTGCCTTTAGTGATTGGAAAATAGAAGGGGATAAAATTGAAATTATAAACGCCCCATACTTTGATTTGCTAGATGGTGTTGAGGAAATCATGGATACAATCCCTAAAAACAAAGAAGTATTAGTTGTATGTGCAAAGGAAGCTTCGTCGATTATGGTTGCTGATATGTTGTCCGACGCTGGGCTTAGCGTTTATTACTTACAAGGTGGCATGAAGGCATGGAGTGAACATTTAGAACACGTAAAAGTTGGAAAATTATCAAATGGCGGCGAAATTCACCAATTTGTACGACTTGGTAAAGGTTGCTTGTCTTACATGGTCGTTTCAAACGGCGAAGCAGCGATTATTGATCCAGCACGTATGACAGACATTTACCTCGATTACGCAAATCGTATTGGTGCAAAAATTACGCATGTTTTTGATACACATTTACATGCTGACCATATTTCAGGGGGCAGAGAAATTGCAAAAAAAACCAATGCAAGTTATTGGTTACCTCCGAAAGATGCAACTGAAGTGCAATTTGACTATGAGCCATTAGAAGGCGGTAAATCGATTAAGATAGGAAACACTGCGATAAACATTCATGCACTGTACTCACCGGGACACACGATAGGTTCAACTTCATTTGTCGTAGATGAAAAATATTTACTAACGGGAGATATTTTGTTCATCGATTCCATAGGGAGACCGGATCTCGCAGGTATGGCAGAGGATTGGGTCGGTGATTTAAGAGAAACATTGTATCACCGATATCGTGAACTATCCGATGATTTAATCGTCTTACCTGCTCACTTTATGATTACGAGCGAGTTAAATGAAGATGGAAGTGTAGCCAAACCTTTAGCAACATTATTCGCAGAAAATCATGGATTAAACATTACAGATGAAGCGGCGTTTAGAGAATTGGTAACGGGAAACTTACCTCCTCAGCCAAATGCCTACGAAGAAATCCGTGAAACCAATATGGGGAAAATTACGCCGGATGATGAAAAGCAACGCGAGATGGAAGTTGGACCAAATCGTTGTGCAATTCGATAAAAATGATTACAAATAGGAGAGATGAAAGATGAAAGCAGATATGATAGTAGACGCAACGGGCTTAGCTTGTCCAATGCCAATTGTAAGAACAAAAAGAGCTATGGACAACGTAGAAACTGGTGAAATATTGGAAGTACACGCAACGGATCAAGGATTTAAAGCAGATTTAGCAGCGTGGTCTAAAGTTGGAGGACATGAGGTTTTGGAATCTGTTGAAGAAAATGGTGTACTAAAGTTTTGGGTAAAGAAAGGCTGACAAAGTTTTGGGGAACCTTATCGGATAGGGTTCCCTTCTTTCTTTAGGAGGTTTTAAAAGTGGATTTCACATTTATTATCATCATTTTTTTAATAGGATTTATTGGATCATACATGTCTGGAATGGTTGGAATAGGTGGAGCGATTATTAATTATCCATTGCTTTTATTTATTCCACCGCTATTTGGTTTGGCGGCATTCAGTGCGCATGATGTCTCAGGAATAAGTGCAGTTCAGGTGTTATTTGCATCCATAAGTGGTGTCTTGGCCTATCGAAAAGGCGGTTTTTTGAATAAAAAACTGATCATATATATGGGGGCAGGCGTACTAGTCGGGAGTATTATCGGAAGTCTTGGATCAGGATCCATGACTGAAGAAAGTATTAATATTGTCTATGGAATCCTAGCATTAATAGCTGCAATTATGATGTTTATTCCCAAGAAAGGAATAGACGATACACCTTTGGATCAAGTAACATTTAACAAGTGGCTCGCTATGTTTTTAGCTTTAATTGTCGGTTTAGGTTCAGGAATCGTAGGCGCAGGCGGGGGATTTTTAATCGTCCCAATCATGTTAGTTGTATTAAAAATCCCGACAAGGGTGACGATAGCCTCTTCTTTAGCAATTATTTTTATATCGTCAATTGGTGCAACAGCAGGTAAAATTTCAACCGGGCAAGTTGATTATCTTCCTGCACTAATTCTGGTAATTGCGAGTTTAATAGCCGCTCCTCTTGGTGCTAAAACTGGAAAGAAAATGAATATCAAAGTCCTTCAAATCTTTTTAGCCACGATTATATTACTTACAGCTGTGAAAATTTGGATGGATATATTATTATAGAAAAAGGAAGACCTTTCGTCGATTAATAAACGAAAGGTCTTTTCATTTTTGCTGTGAAATACGTTAGCGTATAAGAAAATTTCAAAATGACGTATGATAAGAAAAAGAGGAGGCTGACTTATGAAAGCATATATTCTAAAACTAACATTTGAAGACATAACGCCACTCATTTGGAGACGTGTGATAATGCCAGCAGATGCTACATTTCATCGTTTGCACCAAACAATTCAAGCTGTCACAAACTTTCAAAGTACGTTATCGCCATACCATTTCTTTGGTGTGACAATCGATGATTACTTTATTACGGATAATGAAGTGATCAGAGCGGACTATGCAGACAACAAGTATTCTTCTAAAAAGGCAAAGGCACCAACTAGTATTAAAATCGATGCGATAATTGAACAGCATGGCGAATTTTTATATACCTATGATTTCGGAGACGATTGGCGGATTCGAGTAGAACTTGAAGAAATTGTTGAAGATTACTATTTTGGCTATCCAACATTACTTGACGGAGAAGGAACAGCGCCTCCTGAAGATGTCGGTGGTCCGCCGGGTTATGAATTGTTCCTAGAAGTGTATCACGACCCTAAACATCCTGATTACCTACATACGAAATCCTGGGCGAAGCAGCAAAATTATAAACCCTACGATGCGGCGCGAATAAATGAATACTTAAAAATGGTTAAAATCAAAAAAACAGAATGGCAGTTGATTGATCATGACAATTATCATGTGCTTTCTGATAAATACCGTGGGCCAGCTAATTGAAGAAATGATAAAGTAGTATAACAAAAGAACGTCCACTGGGCGTTCTTATTTCTTTATCGACTATCTAAATATCGATATAAAGTCGATTTACTAATGCCCGTAGCTTCTTTTATGTCATATAGCGTATAGTTCTTGCTATCATACATGGCGAATGCGCGTTGTAAATTTTCATCTGACTTTCGCGGACGACCAATCGATTTGCCCTGTTGTTTCGCAACTTGCAGTGTGAAAGTCGAAGAATGGCTTAAAAAAGTCGATTGCAACCCCGCGAAAAATGTCGCTCCTTGAAGTAATGTAGCCTCATGAATCGTGTGATTAGATTGTTGTTCATCAATGAAATGAATCCTAATTTGATCGCGTTCGGCGAGTCGTAAAATATCTAAAAGTTGCTGAAGTGAATCAGCTAATACTTCAATGTTTTGAACAAATAGCTCGTCTCCTGGTTGCACAGTCATCAATAATTGTTCAAGTTCTGTCCTTTTCTTCGCGAGCCCATGTGTTTCTTTATATAATTTATCAATGATCATATTATTCAATTGATTAGTGCATTGTTGATCCATAACAATTGGTCGGATGTATCCGTATTTCATTATTTTCTCCTATCTTCCCAAAAGTATTAGTTTTTGGGAATAGAAATGGTATACTATAAACATTCTACCATTGCTATTAGATTAAATGTAGCTTACTGATTATGAAAGGGGAACAAGATGCATACTTTAAAACAACATTGGTTTGGGAATGTGCGCGCCGATATTTTAGCAGGTATCGTTGTTGGACTTGCGCTCATTCCTGAAGCATTGGCTTTTGCGTTCATTGTGGGCGTTGATCCACGTGTCGCTTTATATGCTTCATTTACAATTGCAGTCATTACTTCATTTGTTGGCGGACGTCCTGGATTGATTTCGGCGGCAACAGGTGCGATGGCGTTAGTACTTGTCAGCTTGATGGCCAACCATGGCTTGCAATATGTACTCGCGGCAACTATTTTGACAGGAATTATTCAATTTATACTAGGGTTATTTGGTGTCGCTAATTTGATGCGTTTCATACCGAACTCCGTCATGCTTGGCTTTGTGAATGCACTCGGGATTATGATTTTCATCACGCAAATGCCGTATTTACTTGGAGCAGGTAAGATGACTTATGTATTTGCACTCATTACATTAATATTGGTGTACGTGATTCCGAGATTTTTCACATATATTCCCGCACCGTTGATAGCTATAGTGGTAATGACAAGTATTGCGCTAATAAGTGGCGTGAAATTGCAAACAATTGGCGACTTAGGAACGATGCCAAATACGTTGCCAGTTTTCTTTTTGCCAGACATTCCGCTTAATTTTGAAACAATAAAAATTATATTACCTTATGCATTGGCGTTATCAGTTGTCGGCCTATTGGAATCGCTTCTTACATCCCAAGTATTGGATGACATGACGGACACGCCGAGCAATAAAAACACGGAAGCGCGTGGACAAGGTATTGCAAACTTCGTAACTGGTTTTTTCGGCGGGATGGCAGGTTGTGCGTTAATTGGACAATCTGTTATCAATATTAAATCAGGCGGACGAGGGCGTTTATCAACATTGACGGCGGGTGTATTTTTGATGTTTTTAATCATCGTTTTAGGCGATGTTGTCGCAGATATACCGATGCCAGTTCTTGTCGGTGTGATGATTATGGTGAGTGCGACAACCTTCAATTGGGGTTCATTCAAATTTTTGAAACAAGCACCCAAATCGGAGTCGTTAGTCATGCTTATCACCGTCGCCATTATTTTGTATACGCATAACTTAGCAATCGGCGTTGTCGCTGGAGTAATTATTAGCGCGCTTTTCTTTGTTGCAAAAATTTCGCGTGTGTCAGTCTTGCAGGACGAAAATCAATACAAAGTAAAAGGGCCTTTGTTTTTCGCATCAACGACTAAGTTTATACAGTCCTTTGACCATGTTACCGAAAATGCGGTTGTTATTAATTTCGAAAACAGTCAAATTTGGGATGAATCTGCTGTTGCTGCGATTATTAAAGTGAAACAGAAACTTGAACAAAAGGGCGTAGCTGTACAAATCCATGGGTTAAATTCTTCAAGTGAACAATTATATCAACAATTCACATAAGGGGGAATGATAAAATGAAAATTGCTGTAGCAGTTGACGGATCAGACAATGCCTTACGTGCCGCCGAACATGCAATTATGCTCGCACAATATATACCTGAGTCAAATTTGGAAGTAATTTACGTCGCAGATTATAATAAAGCGAAAGATGAACGTTTGTTAGCACAAAGTCCAGAAAGCTTAGCTTTAAATCGTGAACAAAAGGTATCACCTGTTGAAAAGCTTGCGAGTTCTGCAGGTGTAAAGATAAAGAGTACGATGTTAAAAGGAAAGCCGAGTCAAGAGATAATAAAGTATGTGAAAGATCATTCAATTGATCAACTCGTTATCGGAAGCCGCGGTTTAAATGCATTTCAAGAAATGGTTCTCGGTAGTGTAAGCCACAAAGTCGTAAAGCACGCAAACTGTCCAGTTACGATTGTTAAATAATAATTCGAAGCGACTACTATCTGTAGTTCGCTTTTTTTTTTGGAAATTTTATATCTTTATAATTTAACATAGGAATTTCATTTTTGGACAACCTAACCAGGAAGTAAACGTCGAATGGGGTGATATTTTTGATTATTGAAAGATCGTCTGAATGGAAAGATGGCTTAACGGAACGGCTAGAGAATCGCGCTGAATGGGATAGTTGGAAGTTATATAATATGAGTTATGAAATTGCAAAAATGAACTTGATAACAGATTTCCAAGGTCTTCAATCACCAAGATATTTACCTGAACTGACTCCGCTAGCTCATCAGTTGGAAGTTGCGGAAACGGTTATTGAAAGAATGAACGGGAAAGCAATTCTGGCGGATGAAGTCGGGCTCGGTAAAACCATCGAAGCGGGATTAATCTTAAAAGAGTATTTGATCCGAGGTCTTGTAAAAAAGGCGTTGATTTTGGTTCCAGCTTCGCTGGTCAATCAATGGATTGATGAATTAAATCAAAAATTTCACATTCCTGCTTTGCAGTATAAGAAAAATTATGATTTAAATTATTGCTCAGTCGTCGTCATGAGTTTGGATACGGCAAAAAGAAGTCCGCATAGAGAGAGAATTTACGAACAAGACTTTGATTTAATCATCATTGATGAAGCCCATAAATTAAAGAACCATAAAACGCAAAGTTATGAGTTCGTTCAAAATTTAAAGAAAAAGTTTTGTTTGTTATTAACGGCTACCCCTATTCAAAATAATGTGTTCGAACTGTTTTATCTCATCTCTTTATTGAAACCTGGCCATCTTGGGAATTATGAATCGTTTCAAGCTTCATTTTCCGCAAGTAAACACAATGTAGAGCATGATGAATACTTAAAAGAATTGGTTAATCAAGTTATGGTCAGAAATAGAAGAGAAGATACTGGAATTGAATGGACAAATCGAAATGTAGAAATAATACCTATCAGTTTTACGAAGGAAGAGCGAGATGTATACGACCTGATTTCTGAACTTAAAAATGTTTCGACTGTATTTTCGGATGCCTTTTCTTTGATTACGCTGCAGAGGGAAATGTGTAGCAGTAAGGAAGCGACGGCTTTAACGTTAACAAATATGCTTGAAAGATGCACGGAACCGGAAGATATCTCTTATATAGAAGAAATCATTGGAAAGCTAATGGAACTTGAGATAAATTCAAAAGCGGAAAAGGCTTATGAAATTATTTCTCGTGTTAAAGGTGATAAGGTAATTATCTTTACCGAATACCGGGGAAGTCAAACCTATTTACAGTGGTATTTACAATCAAAAGGAATTACAAGCGTTACTTTTAACGGTCAATTCAGCAAAAGTAAACGTGAATGGATGAAGCAACTGTTTGAGCAAAAAGCACAAGTGTTGATTGCGACGGAGTCGGGTAGTGAAGGGATTAACCTCCAGTTTTGTCATCATGTCATAAATTACGATCTGCCGTGGAATCCAATGAAGTTAGAGCAACGTATAGGTCGTGTCCATCGGCTAGGTCAGGAACACGATGTTAATATCTACAATTTAGCGATTCAGAATACAATCGAGGATCATATATTGGATTTGCTGTATATTAAAATCGGCGTTTTTGAACAAGTGGTGGGCGAGTTGGATGATATTTTGTCCCGTGTTAACGTGCCGTAAGAAGTAACAACGGCACGTAAACACCCGATTGGTTCAACTAACAATAAATGGGGAAGTGCGTCCCATTTATTGAAGTTTCACTGTATCCCGTGTTAACGTGCCGTAGAAGTTCATCAACGACACGTAGGTGCGGAGGAATAAAGTTCGATTCCTCCCTACCCGATTGGTTCAACTAATAATAAATAGGGAAGTGCGACCCATTTATTGAAGTTTCACTTTATCCCGTGTTAAAGAAGAGGAGGGAGTAGATGTTTCCGCAACAAATTCACGGTTATTTAAGAGAGCTCTTCAAGGAAAACGATTGCCAAGTGTTAACTGATAAAGAGCATTACCTGACTGTCCAATTAACAATTGATATGGATAAAAGGATTATGAATCGACCCTTTTATTGGCAGTACGTGGAAAGTACGAATGGTGTGCCGTGCCCAGCGCAAATCACTTTAATAACAGATAAAAACAGGCTAGTTGACGATGTTAAAGGGGAAATTGTGCATTTCGGTTCCCCGCGGCTTAGTAAGCTACTCCAAACAATTAAAGAATTAGGTTCATTTGTATTGATGTACGAGAAGATATCCGATAAATTTGGTTCGCAAAGCATTTTAACGCCATGGTTAGGCGTGAATTATAAGCTTTCGTATTATAGTGATCAAACGAAAGAAACCTTATATTCATTGGGGATTAACTTAATGACTGGTGAACTCATTGACGGATTTCAGGAATCGATAAGTGACGTGGATTTGGATGTAAATATGTCGGAAAACACGTTCAACTTACCGTATATTATAACCCCTGCTCGGGCACTTGAACGTTTGGATGCCATAATCGACAATATTATTGAACAAGATGATCATACATGGGCGGAAGAAGCAAAAATGAGGTGGGAAAAGGATCGCAAAGTATTGGAGTATTTCTATGAAGGGGTAGAGGATAGGCCAGAGAGTTATGACATCGAAAAAGAAGCAATGGACCAACAATATGAAGCAAGGATTAAAATTGAAATCATCAATGGTGGATTATTTTATTTGAAATGACATGTCGCTTTTCTTTTAGGCAGAATCATGGAATGTATTTATGGGATAATCGACATATAATAGGGAAATCTGAACGTCTGAGAAACTCCTTTTAAAGAAAAGCGAGCGGTCAGTATTAGCGTGTAATGAAATAACCACCCTCCTTACGTGGTCGATCGTTAGCGGAGGGGGGTTATTTCTTTTTGCTGGAGAAGGTGTTCCGTTCGCATCAGCTTTCAATATCAAGCAACTGCACTTTCATATCCAGTCCGCCACGAAAGCCGGTTAAAGAGCCGTTTTTTCCAATTACTCGATGACAAGGAACGACAATCAGCATGGGATTGGCTCCGATTGCTGTTCCAACGGCGCGTACAGCTTTTGGATTTCCGATACGTTCCGCAATCGTTGAATAAGATACTGTTTTACCAAAAGGTATTTCCAGTAATGCTTGCCAAACAGATTGCTGAAATGGCGTTCCATGCAAGTCAGTGCTCGTCGTAAATTCCTTCCGCTGACCGTCTAAAAACTCCATCATTTCCTGTGCGTAGCATTTCAGTGTCTCCTTCTCTTCCACTAAAAAATAC includes the following:
- a CDS encoding DsrE/DsrF/DrsH-like family protein — translated: MTEKKKTTIVLFSGDYDKAMAAYIIANGAAAYDHEVTIFHTFWGLNALRKDEPLKLKKGFLEKMFGKMMPRGADKMGLSNMNFAGMGPKMIKHVMKKHNAMTLPQLIEMAQEQEVKLIACTMTMDLLGLQQEELLDEIEYAGVAAYLAEAEDGHVNLFI
- a CDS encoding rhodanese-like domain-containing protein, producing MVGTLINILLLAAVIWFFYKRLAPAKGVRNISAAELKPELKNKDKQFIDVRTPNEFKANHIKEFINMPLATLHNQARDLSRDKEVFLICQSGMRSINASKVLKKMGFKYITNVKGGMSAWRN
- a CDS encoding rhodanese-like domain-containing protein → MKEISANQVETLLNEHAPINLIDVREVDEVKVGKIPGAIHIPLGLVEFKKQDLDKSKEYILVCRSGGRSGQATKFLEDYGFNVTNMTGGMLEWNGPTE
- a CDS encoding sulfurtransferase TusA family protein; its protein translation is MIQTNLVLDAIGLACPMPIVKTKKAMKDLESGEVLEIQATDKGSTADLKAWAERTGHQYLGTLEKESVLKHYLRKASDEEKEEMKHPHVIQNEELQQKLKENHNAVVLDVRESAEYAFNHIPNAKSVPLGELEEFINEFDKESEIYVVCRTGNRSDLASQKLTEVGFTKVFNVVPGMTMWTGPTEKSVN
- a CDS encoding MBL fold metallo-hydrolase, with amino-acid sequence MSVTAMTAKEVAKEVINKEELFILDVRNESAFSDWKIEGDKIEIINAPYFDLLDGVEEIMDTIPKNKEVLVVCAKEASSIMVADMLSDAGLSVYYLQGGMKAWSEHLEHVKVGKLSNGGEIHQFVRLGKGCLSYMVVSNGEAAIIDPARMTDIYLDYANRIGAKITHVFDTHLHADHISGGREIAKKTNASYWLPPKDATEVQFDYEPLEGGKSIKIGNTAINIHALYSPGHTIGSTSFVVDEKYLLTGDILFIDSIGRPDLAGMAEDWVGDLRETLYHRYRELSDDLIVLPAHFMITSELNEDGSVAKPLATLFAENHGLNITDEAAFRELVTGNLPPQPNAYEEIRETNMGKITPDDEKQREMEVGPNRCAIR
- a CDS encoding sulfurtransferase TusA family protein — translated: MKADMIVDATGLACPMPIVRTKRAMDNVETGEILEVHATDQGFKADLAAWSKVGGHEVLESVEENGVLKFWVKKG
- a CDS encoding sulfite exporter TauE/SafE family protein; protein product: MDFTFIIIIFLIGFIGSYMSGMVGIGGAIINYPLLLFIPPLFGLAAFSAHDVSGISAVQVLFASISGVLAYRKGGFLNKKLIIYMGAGVLVGSIIGSLGSGSMTEESINIVYGILALIAAIMMFIPKKGIDDTPLDQVTFNKWLAMFLALIVGLGSGIVGAGGGFLIVPIMLVVLKIPTRVTIASSLAIIFISSIGATAGKISTGQVDYLPALILVIASLIAAPLGAKTGKKMNIKVLQIFLATIILLTAVKIWMDILL
- a CDS encoding plasmid pRiA4b ORF-3 family protein — its product is MKAYILKLTFEDITPLIWRRVIMPADATFHRLHQTIQAVTNFQSTLSPYHFFGVTIDDYFITDNEVIRADYADNKYSSKKAKAPTSIKIDAIIEQHGEFLYTYDFGDDWRIRVELEEIVEDYYFGYPTLLDGEGTAPPEDVGGPPGYELFLEVYHDPKHPDYLHTKSWAKQQNYKPYDAARINEYLKMVKIKKTEWQLIDHDNYHVLSDKYRGPAN
- a CDS encoding recombinase family protein, encoding MKYGYIRPIVMDQQCTNQLNNMIIDKLYKETHGLAKKRTELEQLLMTVQPGDELFVQNIEVLADSLQQLLDILRLAERDQIRIHFIDEQQSNHTIHEATLLQGATFFAGLQSTFLSHSSTFTLQVAKQQGKSIGRPRKSDENLQRAFAMYDSKNYTLYDIKEATGISKSTLYRYLDSR
- a CDS encoding SulP family inorganic anion transporter; protein product: MHTLKQHWFGNVRADILAGIVVGLALIPEALAFAFIVGVDPRVALYASFTIAVITSFVGGRPGLISAATGAMALVLVSLMANHGLQYVLAATILTGIIQFILGLFGVANLMRFIPNSVMLGFVNALGIMIFITQMPYLLGAGKMTYVFALITLILVYVIPRFFTYIPAPLIAIVVMTSIALISGVKLQTIGDLGTMPNTLPVFFLPDIPLNFETIKIILPYALALSVVGLLESLLTSQVLDDMTDTPSNKNTEARGQGIANFVTGFFGGMAGCALIGQSVINIKSGGRGRLSTLTAGVFLMFLIIVLGDVVADIPMPVLVGVMIMVSATTFNWGSFKFLKQAPKSESLVMLITVAIILYTHNLAIGVVAGVIISALFFVAKISRVSVLQDENQYKVKGPLFFASTTKFIQSFDHVTENAVVINFENSQIWDESAVAAIIKVKQKLEQKGVAVQIHGLNSSSEQLYQQFT
- a CDS encoding universal stress protein, with translation MKIAVAVDGSDNALRAAEHAIMLAQYIPESNLEVIYVADYNKAKDERLLAQSPESLALNREQKVSPVEKLASSAGVKIKSTMLKGKPSQEIIKYVKDHSIDQLVIGSRGLNAFQEMVLGSVSHKVVKHANCPVTIVK
- a CDS encoding DEAD/DEAH box helicase, producing the protein MIIERSSEWKDGLTERLENRAEWDSWKLYNMSYEIAKMNLITDFQGLQSPRYLPELTPLAHQLEVAETVIERMNGKAILADEVGLGKTIEAGLILKEYLIRGLVKKALILVPASLVNQWIDELNQKFHIPALQYKKNYDLNYCSVVVMSLDTAKRSPHRERIYEQDFDLIIIDEAHKLKNHKTQSYEFVQNLKKKFCLLLTATPIQNNVFELFYLISLLKPGHLGNYESFQASFSASKHNVEHDEYLKELVNQVMVRNRREDTGIEWTNRNVEIIPISFTKEERDVYDLISELKNVSTVFSDAFSLITLQREMCSSKEATALTLTNMLERCTEPEDISYIEEIIGKLMELEINSKAEKAYEIISRVKGDKVIIFTEYRGSQTYLQWYLQSKGITSVTFNGQFSKSKREWMKQLFEQKAQVLIATESGSEGINLQFCHHVINYDLPWNPMKLEQRIGRVHRLGQEHDVNIYNLAIQNTIEDHILDLLYIKIGVFEQVVGELDDILSRVNVP
- a CDS encoding YqhG family protein, with the protein product MFPQQIHGYLRELFKENDCQVLTDKEHYLTVQLTIDMDKRIMNRPFYWQYVESTNGVPCPAQITLITDKNRLVDDVKGEIVHFGSPRLSKLLQTIKELGSFVLMYEKISDKFGSQSILTPWLGVNYKLSYYSDQTKETLYSLGINLMTGELIDGFQESISDVDLDVNMSENTFNLPYIITPARALERLDAIIDNIIEQDDHTWAEEAKMRWEKDRKVLEYFYEGVEDRPESYDIEKEAMDQQYEARIKIEIINGGLFYLK
- a CDS encoding methylated-DNA--[protein]-cysteine S-methyltransferase, with the protein product MDNRIAWMRLKHGQWDLYLAATDQGLCYVGTQNEDFDDFEKWAMKRLPGYFLVEEKETLKCYAQEMMEFLDGQRKEFTTSTDLHGTPFQQSVWQALLEIPFGKTVSYSTIAERIGNPKAVRAVGTAIGANPMLIVVPCHRVIGKNGSLTGFRGGLDMKVQLLDIES